A window from Exiguobacterium marinum DSM 16307 encodes these proteins:
- the rplT gene encoding 50S ribosomal protein L20 has product MPRVKGGYTTRQRRKKQIKLAKGYFGSKHILFKVAKQQVMKSLMYAYRDRRQKKRDFRRLWITRINAAARTNGLSYSRMMHGLKLAGIDINRKMLAELAVTDAQAFASLAETAKSKLNA; this is encoded by the coding sequence ATGCCACGCGTAAAAGGCGGTTATACGACTCGTCAACGTCGTAAAAAGCAAATTAAACTTGCCAAAGGATACTTTGGTTCGAAACACATTCTATTTAAAGTAGCAAAACAACAGGTCATGAAGTCACTCATGTACGCTTACCGTGACCGTCGTCAAAAGAAACGTGATTTCCGTCGTCTTTGGATCACACGTATCAATGCGGCAGCACGTACAAACGGTCTCTCATACAGCCGTATGATGCACGGCCTCAAGCTTGCAGGAATCGACATTAACCGTAAGATGCTTGCTGAGCTTGCTGTGACAGATGCACAGGCATTCGCGTCACTCGCTGAAACAGCTAAATCAAAATTGAACGCGTAA
- the pheT gene encoding phenylalanine--tRNA ligase subunit beta, translated as MLLSKKWLNQYIDVSDLSGEALGDLITKNGIEVESVTNRGEGLSGIVVGRVLSCEKHPEADKLNVTKVDIGECDPVQIVCGAPNVREEQHVIVAKIGARLPGLKIKKAKLRGVESQGMICSLEELGFEKKQIREDEQDGIHTFRESVQVGADVLDLLDLNDEVIELGLTPNRSDCLSLYGIIHEVAAILERPYTLPTADVTSSSPSDVSIELATPNCPYYAAREVKGVTISESPQWLKNILIAEGVRPINNIVDVTNYVMLEIGQPLHAFDAKKLGNSIVVRQAENGEEIITLDDVTRTLDSSMMVITDGQAPVAIAGVMGGANTEVDARTTDIVIESAYFDPASVRKTSRTLGLRSDSSARFEKGIDPERVMLALDRAAQLIVELSGGTVQDAVRSGEAESRARQIEVSIDYINKRLGMSLDRQTIVQILERLGLTTEGDDVLTVHIPSRRPDLELPADITEEVARLYGYDSLPSTLPASQSKGYLPAINGLRRQTRRLLQGVGLSQAITYSLTSEAHATRFGGEASQLVRLAMPMSEERSVLRTSLVPGLLETARYNTARQQSNVALYETGRVYTEHGDTLPREKERVAGVVTGLWMDHRSQGTRVPVDYFVAKGIVDTLVQTLRLDVTYEAVAMPDMHPGRTANILMNGEVIGYVGQVHPGTSKDVYGMKEVYVFELDLLALRGDETLLYQDVPRYPSISRDLALVLPRAIPAGTVEQTIRQAAGPLLIDLVLFDVYTGENVGEDEKSIAFSLKFQDPSRTLQDEEVTATYETIVEAVRAEHGAELRA; from the coding sequence ATGTTACTTTCAAAAAAATGGTTGAATCAATATATTGATGTATCCGATTTAAGCGGAGAAGCGCTCGGTGACTTGATCACGAAGAACGGGATTGAAGTCGAAAGTGTGACGAATCGCGGAGAGGGACTTTCTGGTATCGTCGTCGGTCGTGTCCTTTCATGTGAGAAACATCCAGAAGCAGATAAATTAAATGTGACGAAAGTAGACATCGGGGAATGTGACCCTGTTCAAATCGTCTGCGGTGCACCGAACGTACGCGAAGAGCAACATGTGATCGTGGCCAAAATTGGCGCGCGCTTACCAGGACTTAAAATAAAAAAAGCCAAACTTCGTGGAGTTGAATCACAAGGGATGATTTGTTCACTCGAGGAGCTTGGATTCGAGAAGAAACAAATTCGGGAAGACGAGCAGGACGGGATCCACACATTCCGTGAATCTGTACAAGTCGGTGCAGATGTACTCGATTTACTAGACTTGAACGATGAGGTCATCGAACTCGGTTTGACTCCGAACCGTTCAGATTGCTTGAGCCTGTATGGAATCATTCATGAGGTTGCGGCCATCTTGGAACGTCCATACACGTTGCCGACAGCAGATGTCACATCGTCATCACCATCTGATGTGTCCATCGAACTCGCTACACCGAACTGTCCGTACTATGCAGCGCGTGAAGTAAAAGGGGTAACAATTTCAGAATCACCACAATGGCTAAAAAACATCTTGATTGCAGAAGGTGTCCGTCCAATCAACAACATTGTCGATGTGACGAACTATGTGATGCTTGAAATCGGACAGCCACTTCACGCATTCGATGCGAAAAAACTCGGCAACTCGATTGTGGTCCGTCAAGCTGAAAATGGAGAAGAGATAATCACACTTGACGACGTGACACGCACGCTTGATTCATCAATGATGGTCATCACGGACGGGCAAGCCCCGGTCGCAATCGCGGGCGTCATGGGTGGTGCCAACACAGAAGTGGATGCCAGAACGACAGATATCGTCATAGAGTCAGCATACTTTGATCCGGCATCCGTTCGTAAGACAAGCCGTACGCTCGGTCTTCGTTCAGATTCAAGTGCTCGCTTCGAAAAAGGGATAGACCCAGAACGTGTCATGCTCGCGCTTGACCGCGCTGCGCAATTGATTGTGGAACTCAGTGGAGGGACCGTTCAAGATGCGGTACGTTCGGGTGAAGCAGAATCACGTGCCCGCCAAATCGAAGTGTCGATTGACTATATCAATAAGCGCTTAGGAATGTCACTCGATCGTCAGACGATTGTTCAAATCCTGGAGCGTCTCGGTCTCACGACAGAAGGGGATGACGTGCTGACGGTTCATATTCCTTCACGTCGTCCGGACTTAGAACTTCCGGCTGACATTACAGAAGAAGTGGCGCGTCTATACGGATATGATAGTCTCCCGTCGACGTTACCTGCCTCTCAATCGAAAGGTTACTTGCCAGCAATCAACGGATTGCGCAGACAGACACGTCGCTTGTTGCAAGGTGTCGGCTTATCACAAGCCATCACTTACTCGTTAACGAGTGAGGCACATGCGACACGCTTCGGAGGAGAAGCCAGTCAGCTTGTTCGTCTGGCGATGCCGATGAGTGAAGAGCGCTCTGTCCTTCGTACGTCGCTCGTTCCAGGGTTGTTGGAGACGGCACGTTATAACACGGCGCGTCAACAATCGAACGTCGCACTGTACGAGACGGGACGCGTCTACACGGAGCATGGCGATACGTTACCGCGTGAAAAAGAAAGAGTGGCTGGCGTTGTCACAGGTCTTTGGATGGACCATCGTTCGCAAGGAACACGGGTCCCGGTTGACTATTTCGTCGCAAAAGGGATTGTCGATACGTTAGTCCAAACGCTTCGCCTTGATGTCACGTATGAGGCCGTAGCGATGCCCGATATGCACCCAGGCCGTACGGCGAACATCTTGATGAACGGAGAGGTCATCGGATATGTTGGACAAGTACATCCAGGAACTTCGAAAGACGTCTACGGTATGAAAGAAGTGTATGTATTCGAACTCGACCTGTTAGCACTTCGCGGGGACGAAACGCTTCTTTATCAAGACGTACCACGGTATCCATCGATTTCACGAGACTTGGCACTCGTCTTACCACGTGCGATTCCGGCTGGGACAGTGGAACAAACGATCCGCCAAGCGGCTGGGCCACTCTTGATTGACCTCGTCTTGTTTGACGTTTATACAGGTGAGAATGTTGGAGAGGATGAGAAGTCGATTGCCTTCTCACTCAAGTTCCAAGACCCGTCAAGAACGTTACAAGACGAAGAAGTAACGGCAACATATGAAACGATCGTTGAGGCAGTACGTGCTGAGCACGGGGCTGAACTACGAGCATAA
- the thrS gene encoding threonine--tRNA ligase, with protein sequence MYMIQLAFPDGAVKEFEAGITAEDVAGSISPGLRKKAIAAKIDGKLIDYRRPIEHDGKIELVMPDSEDGLDLMRHSSAHLMAQAIKRLYGEDNNIYFGIGPTIENGFYYDIEMDRRINEEDLPEIEKMMKRIVDENLEITREVVSRDEALARYKELGDPLKIELIEDIPAEETLTIYHQGEFFDLCRGPHVPSTSKLKIFKLMSVAGAYWRGDSDNKMLQRIYGTAWATKEQLAEHLRLLEEAKERDHRKLGKELDLFFVSQEVGQGLPMWLPKGAAIRRTVERYIVDKELELGYQHVYTPVLGSVDLYKTSGHWDHYQDDMFPKMEMDNEELVLRPMNCPHHMTIYKHEPRSYRELPLRIAELGGMHRYEMSGALTGLQRVRYMVLNDGHTFVTPEQMKQEFKDIVHLIQEVYADFGIKDYRFRLSYRDPADKEKYFDNDAIWEMAQSQLKETMDELELPYFEAEGEAAFYGPKLDVQVRTALGKEETLSTVQLDFLLPERFDLTYTGPDGKDHRPIVLHRGVVSTMERFVAYLIEEYKGAFPTWLAPVQVKLIPVSHVHDEYVAEVKAELVKRGVRVETDLRDEKLGYKIREAQMKKIPMTLVLGDKERDERAVNIRRYGQQEQVSASLDEFIASLTEEIANRSR encoded by the coding sequence ATGTACATGATTCAATTAGCATTTCCAGATGGCGCCGTAAAGGAGTTTGAGGCCGGTATCACAGCAGAAGACGTCGCAGGCTCAATCAGCCCGGGACTTCGTAAAAAAGCAATCGCAGCAAAGATTGACGGGAAACTCATTGATTACCGTCGCCCGATTGAACATGACGGAAAAATCGAACTCGTCATGCCAGATTCAGAAGATGGGCTCGATTTGATGCGTCACTCTTCAGCACACTTGATGGCACAGGCAATCAAGCGTCTGTATGGGGAAGACAACAATATCTATTTTGGAATCGGTCCAACAATTGAGAACGGATTCTATTACGATATCGAAATGGACCGTCGAATCAACGAGGAAGACCTTCCTGAGATTGAAAAAATGATGAAACGCATCGTCGATGAAAACTTAGAGATTACACGTGAAGTTGTCTCTCGCGATGAGGCGCTCGCTCGTTATAAAGAGCTCGGAGATCCACTTAAGATCGAATTGATTGAAGACATTCCAGCTGAGGAGACACTCACAATTTATCATCAAGGTGAATTCTTCGACCTTTGCCGAGGGCCACACGTCCCATCGACTTCGAAGTTGAAAATCTTTAAATTGATGAGCGTGGCCGGTGCATACTGGCGTGGTGACTCTGACAACAAGATGCTACAGCGTATTTATGGAACGGCTTGGGCGACGAAAGAACAACTCGCAGAACACTTGCGTCTTCTTGAAGAAGCGAAAGAGCGCGATCATCGTAAACTCGGAAAGGAACTCGACCTTTTCTTCGTCTCACAAGAAGTAGGTCAAGGTCTTCCAATGTGGCTTCCGAAAGGAGCAGCGATTCGCCGTACGGTTGAACGCTATATCGTCGATAAAGAACTTGAACTCGGATATCAACACGTGTACACGCCGGTTCTCGGTTCGGTAGACTTGTATAAGACTTCTGGGCACTGGGACCACTACCAAGATGACATGTTCCCGAAAATGGAGATGGACAACGAAGAACTCGTCCTTCGTCCGATGAACTGCCCGCATCATATGACGATCTACAAACACGAGCCACGTTCGTACCGTGAACTCCCACTCCGTATCGCTGAGCTCGGGGGAATGCACCGTTATGAGATGTCTGGAGCACTCACAGGATTACAACGTGTCCGTTACATGGTCTTGAATGATGGGCATACGTTTGTCACACCAGAACAGATGAAACAGGAGTTTAAAGACATCGTTCATTTGATTCAAGAAGTATATGCTGATTTCGGTATTAAAGATTATCGTTTCCGTCTCTCGTATCGCGATCCCGCCGATAAAGAGAAGTACTTCGATAACGATGCGATTTGGGAGATGGCGCAGAGCCAATTGAAAGAGACGATGGACGAGCTTGAGCTTCCGTACTTCGAGGCAGAAGGAGAAGCGGCATTCTACGGACCGAAACTTGATGTACAAGTACGTACGGCGCTCGGGAAGGAAGAGACACTCTCGACTGTCCAACTCGACTTCTTACTTCCAGAACGTTTTGATTTAACGTACACTGGTCCGGACGGGAAAGACCACCGTCCGATCGTATTGCACCGGGGTGTCGTCTCGACGATGGAACGTTTTGTTGCATACTTGATTGAAGAATACAAAGGTGCATTCCCAACGTGGCTCGCACCGGTTCAAGTGAAATTGATTCCTGTCTCGCATGTTCACGACGAATACGTCGCTGAAGTGAAGGCAGAACTCGTCAAACGTGGTGTCCGTGTCGAAACGGATCTCCGTGACGAAAAACTCGGCTATAAGATTCGCGAAGCACAAATGAAGAAGATTCCGATGACGCTCGTTCTTGGAGACAAAGAGCGTGATGAACGTGCGGTCAACATTCGCCGCTACGGTCAGCAGGAACAAGTTTCTGCGTCACTTGATGAATTCATCGCATCGCTCACAGAAGAGATTGCGAATCGTTCACGCTAA
- a CDS encoding dUTP diphosphatase produces MNWTTLFDRQRELDERIKEQHGLTGNQFDERLLALLVELGELANETRSFKFWSKKGPSPQDVILEEYVDGIHFLLSLGLALGYERDVFPTGSSYLDATDAFLDIYRKVTNFGLSKTEAMYETLMAAYLELGYTLGFNEQLILMAYMNKNEVNHERQNQGY; encoded by the coding sequence GTGAACTGGACAACATTGTTTGATCGACAGCGCGAATTAGACGAGCGGATCAAAGAACAACATGGATTAACCGGTAATCAATTCGATGAACGGTTACTGGCGCTGCTTGTCGAGCTCGGTGAACTGGCTAACGAAACACGTAGCTTTAAGTTTTGGTCGAAGAAAGGACCGTCGCCTCAAGATGTGATCTTAGAAGAATATGTGGACGGTATTCATTTCTTATTATCACTTGGACTTGCGCTCGGATATGAACGAGACGTCTTTCCTACAGGAAGCTCATATCTTGATGCGACTGATGCTTTTTTAGATATTTATCGAAAAGTGACGAACTTTGGTCTTTCGAAAACAGAAGCCATGTACGAGACGCTGATGGCAGCTTATCTTGAACTTGGTTATACACTCGGTTTTAATGAGCAACTCATATTAATGGCGTACATGAATAAAAACGAAGTAAACCATGAGCGACAAAATCAAGGATATTAA
- a CDS encoding DUF1002 domain-containing protein yields the protein MNYMKPVLALTIGTIVFTGALPKVGAEAIVNDTIVTLGESLSSEQEKWVLERMEAPEGIEPIIATAADEEKYLGDSVPQAQRGGGMYSSARIKLTDGTGLDIQTENVTWVTKDMYANALVTAGVTDADIYITSPINVTGTSALTGIMKAYDQTAAETGIKLSDERKELAQEELAVTSEIGKTVGQEDVAGLMNEIKAEIANQMPETNVEIRDIVIQVLNQNNVQLSEGQLDQLTTLFENMQQANLDWSSISNGLKDAGQDVQAFLEQEEVKGFFARLFEAISNFFKSLTN from the coding sequence ATGAATTATATGAAGCCGGTATTGGCACTTACCATCGGGACCATCGTCTTTACGGGTGCGCTTCCGAAAGTCGGGGCGGAAGCGATCGTCAACGACACGATTGTGACGCTTGGTGAATCTTTATCTTCAGAACAAGAGAAATGGGTACTTGAGCGCATGGAAGCACCAGAAGGAATCGAACCGATTATCGCGACTGCCGCGGATGAAGAGAAATATTTAGGAGACTCCGTCCCACAGGCGCAACGTGGGGGCGGCATGTATTCTTCGGCCCGAATCAAATTGACAGATGGGACCGGCCTCGATATTCAAACGGAGAATGTGACGTGGGTCACGAAAGATATGTATGCGAACGCCCTCGTCACAGCTGGTGTAACGGATGCGGATATTTATATCACGTCGCCAATTAACGTGACGGGTACGTCCGCATTGACAGGAATCATGAAGGCGTATGACCAAACTGCGGCCGAAACGGGGATCAAACTGTCTGATGAACGAAAAGAGCTCGCGCAAGAAGAACTTGCGGTCACGTCTGAAATCGGTAAGACGGTCGGTCAAGAAGATGTGGCAGGTCTCATGAACGAGATTAAGGCTGAAATCGCGAATCAGATGCCGGAGACCAATGTTGAGATTCGTGACATCGTCATTCAAGTATTGAATCAAAATAACGTTCAGCTATCTGAAGGGCAGCTCGATCAATTGACAACCCTGTTCGAGAATATGCAACAAGCAAATTTAGATTGGTCATCAATCAGTAATGGATTAAAAGATGCGGGACAAGACGTTCAGGCTTTCCTCGAGCAAGAAGAAGTAAAAGGATTCTTTGCTCGTTTGTTTGAGGCAATCAGTAACTTCTTCAAATCGCTCACGAACTAA
- a CDS encoding TrmH family RNA methyltransferase, which produces MTKITSTKSETIKRLKRLMTKKGRQETGQFLVEGEHLVDEAIRAGRLVQLIMAESYAPKGTWRLEDMPVLELSDHVADLLSETEKTQGVFAVVKMTPVERKMKKVLVLDRVQDPGNLGTMIRTADAAGFDTVLLGKGTVDPFNAKVVRATQGSLFHVNVTSVDLLEKLPELKEDGFHVYGTALSKATSYEQVAFEDKVALVIGNEAQGVHNDVLSLCDTRVHIPVLGDAESLNAAVAAGILMYRIALQ; this is translated from the coding sequence ATGACGAAGATTACGTCTACGAAGAGCGAGACGATTAAGCGATTAAAACGACTCATGACAAAAAAGGGTCGTCAAGAAACGGGTCAATTCCTTGTAGAAGGAGAACATTTAGTAGATGAGGCCATTCGTGCCGGTCGACTCGTTCAACTCATCATGGCTGAGTCGTATGCACCAAAAGGAACGTGGCGACTAGAAGATATGCCGGTTCTCGAGTTATCCGATCACGTCGCCGACCTTCTTTCAGAAACGGAGAAGACACAAGGTGTGTTTGCCGTTGTCAAGATGACACCGGTTGAACGGAAGATGAAGAAAGTACTCGTATTAGACCGAGTACAAGACCCGGGTAATCTCGGTACGATGATTCGGACGGCAGATGCTGCCGGGTTCGATACGGTGTTACTCGGGAAAGGGACGGTCGATCCGTTCAACGCTAAAGTTGTACGCGCCACACAAGGGTCCTTGTTTCACGTGAACGTGACCTCGGTCGACTTGCTTGAAAAATTGCCCGAGCTGAAAGAGGATGGATTCCACGTATATGGGACAGCCCTCTCAAAAGCGACATCGTATGAACAAGTTGCATTCGAAGACAAGGTGGCCCTAGTCATCGGGAACGAGGCGCAAGGTGTGCACAATGATGTGTTGTCACTCTGTGACACCCGTGTGCATATTCCGGTGCTCGGTGACGCAGAATCGCTCAATGCAGCGGTCGCTGCCGGTATTTTAATGTATCGCATCGCGTTACAATAA
- the infC gene encoding translation initiation factor IF-3: protein MEVLTISKELFINENIRAREVRLIGADGAQLGVQSRNDALRLAEEAELDLVLVADKANPPVAKIMDYGKYRFELQKKEKEARKNQKVIQMKEVRLSPTIEDNDFQTKLRNARKFLEKGNKVKASIRFRGRAITHSEIGKRVLDKMAVECADLATVEQKPKMEGRSMFLVLAPNKED from the coding sequence ATGGAGGTGCTAACCATTAGCAAAGAGCTCTTTATCAACGAAAACATTCGTGCCCGTGAAGTACGTCTCATTGGCGCAGACGGTGCACAACTCGGTGTACAATCACGTAACGATGCGTTACGTTTAGCTGAAGAAGCGGAACTAGACTTGGTCTTAGTCGCGGATAAAGCAAACCCACCGGTCGCTAAAATTATGGATTACGGGAAGTACCGTTTCGAACTCCAGAAAAAGGAGAAAGAAGCGCGTAAAAACCAAAAAGTTATCCAAATGAAAGAAGTACGTCTCAGTCCAACAATCGAGGACAACGATTTCCAAACAAAATTGCGTAACGCACGCAAGTTCCTTGAAAAAGGAAATAAAGTGAAGGCTTCGATTCGTTTCCGCGGACGTGCCATCACACACTCGGAAATCGGGAAACGTGTTTTGGACAAAATGGCAGTGGAATGTGCCGATTTGGCAACAGTTGAACAAAAGCCGAAGATGGAAGGACGCAGCATGTTCTTAGTGCTGGCTCCGAACAAAGAAGATTAA
- the pheS gene encoding phenylalanine--tRNA ligase subunit alpha: MKEQLEQLQVEALEEIKQASTQKSLNDVRIKYLGKKGPMTEVLRGMGKLSAEERPVIGELANTVRTAIQSTLDARIEEVKAIELEEKLKAETLDVTLPGRTSTPGQSHLLQQIIDEMEDLFVGLGYTIAEGPEVETDLYNFEMLNLPKDHPARDMQDSFYITEETLLRTHTSPVQARTMLEANGKPIRIICPGKVYRRDEDDATHSHQFMQIEGLVVDESISMADLKGTLEVFVKQLFGEAREIRLRPSFFPFTEPSVEVDISCFKCGGKGCNVCKGTGWIEILGGGMVHPHVLEMAGYDSSIVSGFAFGIGVERMAMLKHGVDDIRHFYTNDLRFIEQF; the protein is encoded by the coding sequence ATGAAAGAACAATTAGAACAGTTACAGGTGGAAGCGTTAGAAGAAATCAAACAGGCATCCACACAAAAATCATTAAATGATGTCCGTATCAAGTATTTAGGTAAAAAAGGACCGATGACTGAGGTACTTCGTGGTATGGGCAAGTTATCTGCTGAGGAACGTCCTGTCATCGGTGAGTTGGCCAATACAGTTCGTACAGCGATTCAAAGCACACTAGATGCTCGAATTGAAGAAGTGAAGGCGATTGAACTCGAAGAAAAACTAAAAGCGGAAACGCTTGACGTAACACTTCCAGGGCGTACATCGACTCCTGGACAAAGTCATCTCTTACAACAAATCATCGACGAAATGGAAGACTTGTTCGTTGGACTCGGGTATACAATCGCAGAAGGTCCTGAAGTCGAGACAGATCTTTACAATTTTGAAATGCTCAATTTACCAAAAGACCACCCGGCACGAGACATGCAAGACTCGTTCTACATCACCGAAGAGACGTTGCTCCGTACCCATACGTCACCTGTGCAGGCTCGGACGATGTTAGAGGCGAACGGGAAGCCAATTCGTATCATTTGCCCAGGCAAAGTGTATCGTCGTGATGAGGACGATGCGACGCATTCGCATCAGTTCATGCAAATCGAAGGACTCGTTGTCGATGAATCCATCTCGATGGCAGATTTAAAAGGGACGCTTGAAGTATTCGTGAAGCAGTTATTCGGTGAAGCGCGCGAGATTCGTCTCCGTCCGAGCTTCTTCCCGTTCACGGAACCATCGGTCGAAGTGGATATCTCTTGCTTCAAATGTGGTGGAAAAGGCTGTAACGTCTGTAAAGGAACCGGATGGATTGAAATTCTTGGAGGCGGGATGGTCCACCCACATGTACTAGAGATGGCCGGCTATGACTCATCAATTGTGTCAGGATTCGCATTCGGAATCGGGGTTGAGCGTATGGCGATGCTCAAACACGGTGTCGATGACATCCGCCATTTCTACACAAATGACTTACGTTTTATCGAGCAATTCTAA
- the rpmI gene encoding 50S ribosomal protein L35, producing the protein MPKMKSHRGASKRFKRTASGKLKRSHAYTSHLFANKSTKAKRKLRKGAIVSAGDFKRIRNMIAK; encoded by the coding sequence ATGCCGAAAATGAAATCGCACCGCGGTGCTTCAAAACGTTTCAAACGTACAGCATCAGGTAAACTCAAGCGTTCACACGCTTACACTAGTCACTTGTTCGCGAACAAATCGACTAAAGCGAAACGTAAGCTCCGTAAAGGCGCTATCGTATCAGCTGGAGACTTCAAACGCATTCGCAACATGATCGCGAAGTAA
- a CDS encoding M42 family metallopeptidase — MNESLHMLKRLTDATGVPGNEGEVRQLMREYLEPHVESFEQDGLGSLFGQVTGDAEGPRVMIAGHMDEVGFMVTRVEEGGFLRFQALGGWWNQVLLAQRMNVVTRAGEKIPGVIGAKPPHVLPPEARKKPVEIKDMFLDIGATSKDEVAEWGIRPGDTVVPHCEFTVMKNENFLMAKAWDNRIGCAIAIEAAKRLKEESFPGVVYTGATVQEEVGLRGAITAANLIQPDVAIAVDTGIPSDTPGMTPAEGLSKLGDGVQVIFFDATTVTNPRLVDLIVDVAKEQDIKYQLDLTPGGGTDAGRFHLSGIGMPAIALTVPVRYLHTNVSIIHQDDYEAAVQLVVALTKRLDHETVQWLKEG, encoded by the coding sequence ATGAATGAATCGTTACATATGTTAAAGCGTTTGACGGATGCGACGGGAGTCCCGGGAAATGAGGGGGAAGTCCGTCAATTGATGCGTGAATACCTCGAGCCGCATGTCGAGTCGTTTGAACAGGATGGGCTCGGCAGTCTGTTTGGACAAGTGACAGGAGACGCTGAAGGTCCGCGCGTCATGATTGCGGGTCATATGGATGAAGTCGGCTTTATGGTGACGCGTGTGGAAGAAGGCGGTTTCCTTCGTTTCCAGGCGCTCGGTGGCTGGTGGAACCAAGTTCTCTTAGCACAGCGAATGAATGTCGTGACACGTGCTGGTGAAAAAATTCCAGGAGTGATCGGTGCGAAACCACCGCATGTGCTTCCGCCTGAAGCACGTAAAAAGCCGGTTGAAATCAAAGATATGTTCTTAGACATCGGAGCAACGTCTAAAGACGAAGTAGCTGAATGGGGAATTCGTCCGGGTGACACAGTCGTTCCACATTGTGAATTCACAGTCATGAAAAATGAAAACTTCTTGATGGCAAAAGCATGGGATAACCGCATTGGATGCGCGATTGCCATTGAAGCTGCGAAACGGTTGAAAGAAGAATCGTTCCCAGGTGTCGTCTATACAGGGGCAACCGTACAAGAAGAAGTCGGATTACGTGGAGCCATAACGGCGGCTAACTTGATTCAACCAGATGTAGCAATCGCAGTCGATACGGGCATTCCGAGTGATACGCCGGGAATGACTCCGGCAGAAGGACTGTCAAAGCTTGGCGACGGGGTTCAGGTCATCTTCTTTGATGCGACGACGGTTACGAATCCACGGCTTGTCGATTTAATCGTTGACGTGGCCAAAGAGCAAGACATTAAGTATCAATTGGACTTAACGCCAGGTGGCGGAACGGATGCTGGGCGATTCCACCTTTCTGGAATCGGGATGCCAGCCATCGCATTGACAGTGCCGGTCCGCTATTTACACACGAACGTGTCAATCATCCATCAAGATGATTACGAGGCAGCCGTACAACTCGTCGTCGCATTGACGAAACGTTTAGACCACGAGACGGTCCAATGGTTGAAAGAGGGATAA
- the dnaI gene encoding primosomal protein DnaI produces the protein MERINQALSQLMNRKEVREAYESIRKRTLNHPGVIAFLNAHPELEEKAIEIGFTKLSEYAEQMDGKTFIDEQAVIPGHQPVLYVDLGQIAIRYEETVAHRQARRQKEMDRKFKSLFLPEEVREASFESFDWADDARKIALREAMRFVTGMKSGQKVNGLYLHGSFGVGKTYLLAAIANELKVADVETILVHAPGFVSEAKRKIRTDSFDSFLTSFQHVPVLLIDDIGAEAISPWVRDELFGIILQYRMMHRLPTLYSSNFSGEELETHFSIDGSAQNKMKAQRLMQRISTTTTQIELKGENRRR, from the coding sequence ATGGAACGAATCAACCAAGCGCTGTCTCAGTTGATGAATCGAAAAGAAGTGCGTGAGGCGTATGAGTCGATTCGCAAACGAACTTTAAATCACCCGGGTGTGATTGCTTTTTTAAACGCTCATCCTGAGTTAGAGGAGAAAGCGATTGAAATCGGATTCACGAAACTGAGTGAGTATGCTGAACAGATGGATGGCAAAACGTTCATCGACGAACAGGCTGTCATCCCGGGTCATCAACCTGTGCTTTATGTCGATTTAGGGCAGATCGCGATTCGTTACGAAGAAACGGTCGCCCATCGGCAAGCAAGACGACAAAAGGAGATGGACCGGAAGTTTAAGAGTTTATTTTTGCCGGAGGAAGTGCGCGAGGCGAGCTTCGAATCATTTGATTGGGCAGATGATGCACGTAAAATCGCACTTCGTGAAGCCATGCGCTTCGTAACGGGAATGAAGTCGGGACAAAAAGTGAACGGCCTCTATCTACATGGTAGCTTCGGCGTAGGAAAAACGTATCTACTCGCAGCAATCGCCAACGAGTTGAAAGTGGCGGATGTCGAGACGATTTTGGTCCACGCCCCTGGCTTTGTATCAGAAGCGAAACGGAAAATCCGCACAGACTCGTTCGATTCGTTTTTAACATCGTTTCAACATGTTCCTGTTTTGTTGATTGATGATATCGGGGCTGAGGCGATTAGTCCTTGGGTACGTGATGAGCTGTTTGGGATCATTCTTCAATATCGAATGATGCATCGATTACCGACGCTCTATAGTTCGAATTTTAGTGGAGAAGAACTTGAAACACATTTTTCAATCGATGGGTCCGCGCAAAATAAAATGAAGGCGCAGCGTCTCATGCAACGGATTTCAACGACGACGACCCAAATTGAACTAAAGGGTGAAAATCGCCGTCGGTAA